TTGGGAATGCCGCAAATCAACACCCGCAGCGGTTTTTCCAACCCGCCGCGGGTCGGCGCCAGCGCGCGGCAGGCCGCGATCAGACGCTGCGCCGGCGCGCGTTCGCCGGCGTCCATGCCGAGCGCCTCTGTCTGCTTCTGGGCGCGGTACCAGGCTAGCCATTGCTCGGTGACGACCGGATCGGCCAAGTCCTGCTTGTTCAAAATCATCAGCCGCGGCTTGCCCTTGGCCATGCGCGCCAGCATCGGGTTGGCGCTGGAGGCCGGCAGACGGGCGTCCAGCAGCTCGATGACGACATCGATATCTTTCAGGCGCTCGGCGACATCCTTGCGCGCCTTGTTCATATGGCCGGGGAACCATTGGATTGCCATTGTCAACGCTTTCTAATCGGGTCCAGCAGATAAGTCAGACCATTGTGGTCGAGTTCTTGCATCAGTTGCAGCAAGCGGCCGATCTCGCCTGGCGGAAAGCCCTCGCGGGCGAACCAGTTGAGATAATTGCCCGGCAGCTCGCAAATCAGCGTGCCTTTGTGCTTGCCAAAGGGCATGGCGCGGGTGGTGAGGGCGATCAGGTCTTCGGCTTGCATGATGGCAGATATAGATGGCGGTGCGGCATTGTGCCAAAGCCGGCGGCTTGCTGCCAGGCTTGACGTGGCGCAAGCGGTCCGCGGGTTTCGCGGCGGCGCATGCCGCCCGAGGGTAGCATGTCGCCATAGCCATCCAGGCCGGGCTCCACCCGGCCATTTTTTACCGGTTCGCGCAGAGCCGTTTGCGGGCGCCTTGGCGCCCGCCTTTTCACTTCGCCGGCATCGGCTTGCGGTCGTTGAAGTACAGGAAGCCTTTGACCACCCGGTAGATATACCACACCCATACCCCGAACAGCACCACGCCGCCCACCAGCAGCCAGAGGGTGGCGAAACCCACGACATAGCCCAGCAACGCCAGCCAGAAAGTGCGGATCTGCCACTCGAAATGGCTTTCGTACAGCGTGCCGCGCACCTCGTCGCGCTTCACGTAATTGACGATCACGCCTACCAGCGCGGTGACGCCCACC
This genomic window from Chromobacterium phragmitis contains:
- a CDS encoding DUF4870 family protein gives rise to the protein MELELHDENERKLNNLTLAVYILQAVSLLVGVTALVGVIVNYVKRDEVRGTLYESHFEWQIRTFWLALLGYVVGFATLWLLVGGVVLFGVWVWYIYRVVKGFLYFNDRKPMPAK
- a CDS encoding DUF3820 family protein, which produces MQAEDLIALTTRAMPFGKHKGTLICELPGNYLNWFAREGFPPGEIGRLLQLMQELDHNGLTYLLDPIRKR